One region of uncultured Sulfurimonas sp. genomic DNA includes:
- a CDS encoding ATP-grasp domain-containing protein gives MSNRKIGMWLYSNSGGDKIAKSIIKKLKERDIDTLDNINLRHAIAQNGNILHNKTKLNKLDLFFSYNAGEQTQYQVYLYQALNRIIPMINSYEAFALTEDKFQTSFVLRNNGVQTADYKLCHRDDGNQLKKIIKKWDKMVYKPTDGWGGVGLTKIENEANLDMLLPFLNQMDLRYFYVEKFIKYDNTDFRVDIVDGKFVSCYGRKASKTDWRTNVTSGGSVFMREANDEVVKIAKKACKACGVDIGGVDIIYDEEKEEYVVLEVNGIPAFATPDQEKMGLNFNDKKIDLIVDLIDRKTKK, from the coding sequence ATGTCTAATAGAAAGATTGGGATGTGGCTCTACAGTAATAGTGGTGGTGATAAAATTGCTAAAAGTATCATTAAAAAACTTAAAGAAAGAGATATAGATACATTAGATAATATAAACCTTAGGCATGCTATAGCTCAAAATGGAAATATATTACATAATAAAACGAAATTAAATAAATTAGACCTGTTTTTCTCATATAATGCAGGTGAGCAAACTCAGTATCAAGTGTATTTATATCAGGCACTTAACCGTATTATTCCTATGATAAATTCTTATGAGGCCTTCGCTTTAACAGAAGACAAATTTCAAACTTCATTCGTATTAAGAAATAATGGTGTACAAACAGCAGATTACAAGTTGTGTCATAGAGATGATGGAAATCAACTTAAAAAAATTATAAAAAAATGGGATAAAATGGTCTATAAACCAACTGATGGTTGGGGTGGAGTAGGTCTTACTAAGATAGAAAATGAAGCCAATTTAGATATGTTACTTCCATTTTTAAATCAGATGGACTTAAGATATTTTTATGTAGAAAAATTTATAAAGTATGATAATACAGATTTTAGAGTAGATATAGTAGATGGAAAATTTGTATCTTGTTATGGAAGAAAAGCTAGCAAAACTGATTGGCGAACAAATGTTACAAGTGGCGGATCTGTTTTTATGCGTGAAGCCAATGATGAAGTAGTTAAAATAGCAAAAAAAGCATGTAAAGCTTGTGGAGTAGATATCGGTGGCGTAGATATTATTTATGATGAAGAAAAAGAAGAGTATGTTGTACTTGAGGTTAATGGAATTCCTGCTTTTGCAACTCCAGATCAAGAAAAAATGGGCTTAAATTTTAATGATAAAAAAATAGATTTAATAGTAGATTTAATAGATAGAAAGACTAAAAAATAA
- a CDS encoding M20 family metallopeptidase, producing the protein MGYLIDLQTIVNINSYTKNKDGVDRVGSIFDKWFEELGFVTNIYKRELIGDHRYYTSTYNKDAKKLLLLGHLDTVFPENEFEDYSDDEEWIYGPGVCDMKGGNIVLLQALRELKKNNVEIINIDVLLVSDEETGSDDSKHLTAKLASKYDYCFVYEAAGENLEVVTGRKGVGTFFVDIKGKAAHAGNNYIHGHDANLEASYKLQELVKLTNLKKGTTVNVGKISGGIGANTISPSANMVFELRYKTIDERDRVLNSIDKIVNNSFVKGTVSHLNGGIQRDVMQTSEASLNLIKNIEEITSIVLKSEERGGVSDANIVSSCGVVTLDGFGPFGDGDHTLHERASKESFVSRIELSRELFTYFVKNSDFKKGEK; encoded by the coding sequence ATGGGCTATTTAATTGATTTACAGACTATTGTAAATATAAACTCTTACACCAAAAATAAAGATGGTGTAGATAGAGTTGGAAGCATTTTTGACAAGTGGTTTGAAGAGTTGGGTTTTGTAACAAATATCTACAAAAGAGAGCTTATTGGTGATCATAGATATTATACTTCTACTTATAATAAAGATGCAAAAAAACTGCTTCTTCTTGGGCATCTAGACACTGTATTTCCAGAAAATGAATTTGAAGATTATTCTGATGATGAAGAGTGGATTTATGGACCTGGTGTTTGTGATATGAAAGGTGGAAACATTGTTTTATTGCAGGCTTTAAGAGAACTCAAAAAAAACAATGTAGAGATAATAAATATTGACGTGCTTCTAGTTAGTGACGAAGAAACAGGAAGTGATGATTCAAAACATTTAACTGCTAAACTTGCTTCTAAATATGATTATTGTTTTGTTTATGAAGCAGCTGGTGAAAATTTAGAAGTTGTAACAGGAAGAAAGGGTGTAGGTACTTTTTTTGTGGACATAAAAGGTAAAGCTGCCCATGCAGGAAATAACTATATTCATGGTCATGATGCAAATCTTGAAGCATCTTATAAACTACAAGAATTAGTAAAACTCACAAACTTGAAAAAAGGCACTACGGTTAATGTGGGAAAAATAAGTGGTGGGATTGGAGCAAACACTATATCACCATCCGCCAATATGGTTTTTGAACTCAGATATAAAACTATAGACGAAAGAGATAGAGTTTTAAATAGTATAGATAAGATTGTTAATAATTCTTTTGTTAAAGGTACTGTCTCGCATCTAAATGGTGGTATTCAAAGAGATGTTATGCAGACAAGTGAAGCTTCGTTAAATTTGATAAAGAATATAGAAGAGATTACTTCTATCGTTTTAAAATCAGAGGAGAGAGGTGGAGTAAGCGATGCAAATATTGTTAGTTCATGTGGCGTTGTGACTTTAGATGGTTTTGGTCCATTTGGAGATGGGGATCACACTCTACATGAAAGAGCTTCTAAAGAGAGTTTTGTAAGTAGAATTGAGTTGAGTAGAGAGTTATTTACTTATTTTGTTAAGAATTCAGATTTTAAAAAAGGGGAAAAGTAA
- the rplS gene encoding 50S ribosomal protein L19 codes for MRNKYIENFEKAQTQEINIPEFRAGDTVRLAVIIKEGDKTRVQNYEGVCIAKRGQGTGKTITVRKIGANGVGIERIFPIYSESIKEIAVIRRGRVRRAKLFYLRDLAGKKARIKELRRK; via the coding sequence ATGAGAAATAAGTACATAGAAAACTTTGAAAAAGCACAAACGCAAGAAATAAATATTCCAGAATTTCGTGCTGGTGATACTGTTCGTTTAGCAGTAATAATTAAAGAGGGTGACAAAACTCGTGTACAAAATTACGAGGGTGTCTGTATTGCAAAAAGAGGTCAAGGTACAGGTAAAACAATTACTGTACGTAAAATTGGTGCTAATGGTGTTGGCATTGAAAGAATTTTCCCAATTTACTCTGAATCAATTAAAGAGATAGCAGTTATTCGTCGCGGTCGTGTTCGTCGTGCAAAACTATTTTATCTTCGTGATCTTGCTGGTAAAAAAGCTCGTATCAAAGAACTTAGAAGAAAATAA
- the trmD gene encoding tRNA (guanosine(37)-N1)-methyltransferase TrmD, giving the protein MTFTFVTLFQNIVEGYFSDSILKRAIDKEILNINYLDPREFTQNKHFKVDDTAVGGGAGMVMNPQPLFDSLGELRKKDENVHIVFLTPVAKPFIQSDAKRLAKKSHVAFVSGRYEGIDERVIEEFADEVFSIGDYILTGGELPSLVICDAISRNVEGVLGNSESLSIESFESPLLEAPSFSKPKDFQNYLVPSEYLKGNHSRIRSLKLALSECKTKFFRPEQLLKHRTRKSYEK; this is encoded by the coding sequence ATGACTTTTACTTTTGTTACTCTTTTTCAAAATATAGTAGAAGGTTATTTTAGTGATTCTATTCTTAAAAGAGCGATTGACAAAGAGATTTTAAATATTAACTATTTAGATCCAAGAGAGTTTACTCAAAATAAACACTTTAAGGTTGATGATACAGCAGTTGGTGGTGGAGCAGGTATGGTTATGAACCCTCAGCCACTTTTTGATTCTTTAGGTGAGCTTAGAAAAAAAGATGAAAATGTTCATATTGTTTTTCTAACTCCAGTTGCAAAACCTTTTATTCAAAGTGATGCAAAAAGATTAGCAAAAAAATCCCATGTAGCTTTTGTAAGTGGAAGATATGAGGGTATTGATGAAAGAGTCATTGAAGAATTTGCAGATGAAGTTTTCTCTATAGGAGATTATATATTGACAGGAGGAGAATTACCTTCTCTTGTTATATGTGATGCAATTTCTAGAAATGTGGAAGGTGTACTTGGCAATAGTGAGTCGCTAAGTATAGAAAGTTTTGAGTCGCCTCTGTTAGAGGCACCATCTTTCTCTAAACCTAAAGATTTCCAAAATTATTTAGTTCCATCAGAATATTTAAAGGGAAATCATAGTAGAATTCGCTCACTTAAATTAGCCTTGTCTGAATGTAAGACTAAATTCTTCAGACCTGAGCAGCTTTTAAAGCATAGAACAAGGAAATCTTATGAGAAATAA
- the rimM gene encoding ribosome maturation factor RimM (Essential for efficient processing of 16S rRNA): MSKQSKEPRLHIATIGKTVGIKGEMKFHIKCDFPEQFQKNSTFSTNKNTNITLSDVNHERGLIKIAGIETVEDAKKFTNVQLYTSREETRKNCHLEDGEFFWFDLEDCEVYEDGKLLGVVSEVERITISNYLNVKTNSVLVDSGAAKNFLIPFHEPFILKTDINKKIINVSAAMDILEAS; this comes from the coding sequence ATGTCGAAGCAATCTAAAGAACCAAGACTTCATATTGCTACTATTGGCAAAACAGTTGGTATTAAGGGTGAAATGAAATTTCACATAAAATGTGACTTTCCTGAGCAATTTCAAAAAAATTCTACATTTTCAACCAATAAAAATACTAATATAACTCTTAGTGATGTAAATCATGAAAGAGGACTCATAAAAATAGCTGGAATAGAAACAGTTGAAGATGCTAAAAAATTTACAAATGTGCAACTATATACAAGCAGAGAAGAGACAAGAAAAAATTGTCATTTAGAAGATGGTGAATTTTTTTGGTTTGATTTAGAGGATTGCGAAGTGTATGAAGATGGAAAACTCTTAGGTGTTGTAAGTGAAGTTGAGCGTATTACTATTAGTAATTATTTAAATGTAAAAACTAATAGTGTTTTGGTTGATTCTGGTGCAGCAAAGAATTTTTTGATTCCTTTTCATGAACCTTTTATTTTAAAGACTGATATAAATAAAAAGATCATCAATGTTAGTGCTGCTATGGATATATTAGAAGCCTCGTAA
- a CDS encoding KH domain-containing protein: MISDFVAQFAKLIATYPDDIKVQTKSSDEITEIVLYANQADIGKLIGKEGKMIGAIKTVISGCKAKDGVSYRINVEAI; this comes from the coding sequence ATGATTTCTGACTTTGTCGCTCAGTTTGCAAAACTTATAGCAACATATCCTGATGATATAAAAGTGCAAACAAAAAGTAGTGATGAAATTACTGAAATAGTTCTCTATGCTAATCAAGCTGATATTGGCAAATTGATTGGTAAAGAGGGCAAGATGATAGGTGCAATTAAAACTGTAATATCTGGCTGCAAAGCAAAAGATGGCGTAAGCTATAGAATTAATGTCGAAGCAATCTAA
- the rpsP gene encoding 30S ribosomal protein S16 has translation MTVIRLTRMGRKKQPFYRIAVTDSRKRRDGGWIELIGHYNPMVAEKTLVVDNERLDYWLSTGAQMSDRVKKITGR, from the coding sequence ATGACAGTAATTAGACTTACTCGTATGGGAAGAAAGAAACAACCATTTTATAGAATCGCGGTAACAGATAGCCGTAAACGTAGAGATGGTGGTTGGATTGAGTTAATTGGACATTATAATCCAATGGTAGCTGAGAAAACTTTAGTTGTAGATAACGAAAGACTTGACTATTGGTTAAGCACAGGTGCTCAAATGAGTGACCGTGTTAAAAAGATAACTGGTCGTTAA
- the ffh gene encoding signal recognition particle protein encodes MFDTLTSSFTDAIKKIRTFDDEKALTKALNELKKSLLKADVNHKVVKELIDKVQIETKKNGIGKDQFLDALRATLYELLEIGGNRGFIFAPNPPTVILMTGLQGSGKTTTTGKLATYLKSKQKKVLIVAADLQRLAAVEQLRQITTQIEVELFEDESTKNPVEVVTAALAKAKSGIYDVVLIDTAGRLAIDDELMDELEAVKKAANPSEIFYVADSMTGQDAVKTATTFKEKIGIDGVILSKYDGDAKGGVALGLSSQVKVPLRFIGSGEKMEDLEVFLPDRVVNRLMGFGDIEGLAEKTAGAIDEKKAKKLTKKIQKGKFNFNDFLEQMESMKKMGSMKSLLGMIPGMGNMGKALKDFDMENSSELKNIKSMVSSMTMKERENPDLLNNSRKGRIAKGCGLEIVEINRMIKQFKNAGKMAKKFSGKNGMKDLQSMMGQMGGPGGMAGLPR; translated from the coding sequence ATGTTTGATACATTGACAAGCTCATTTACTGATGCTATAAAAAAGATTCGTACATTTGATGATGAAAAGGCGCTTACAAAAGCTCTAAATGAACTTAAGAAATCTCTTTTAAAAGCAGATGTAAATCACAAAGTTGTAAAAGAGTTAATAGATAAAGTTCAGATAGAGACGAAGAAAAATGGTATAGGTAAAGATCAGTTTTTAGATGCACTAAGAGCAACACTTTATGAACTATTAGAAATTGGTGGAAATAGAGGTTTTATTTTTGCTCCAAATCCTCCAACTGTAATTCTTATGACTGGACTTCAAGGTTCTGGTAAGACAACAACTACAGGTAAACTTGCAACTTATTTAAAGTCTAAACAAAAAAAAGTCCTTATAGTTGCAGCCGATTTACAACGTTTAGCAGCAGTTGAACAACTTCGCCAGATTACTACTCAAATAGAAGTAGAACTTTTTGAAGATGAATCTACAAAAAATCCTGTAGAAGTTGTAACAGCAGCTCTTGCTAAAGCAAAAAGTGGCATCTATGATGTTGTGCTTATAGATACTGCTGGTCGTTTAGCAATAGATGATGAACTTATGGATGAGCTTGAAGCTGTAAAAAAGGCTGCAAATCCTAGTGAGATTTTTTATGTAGCTGATTCAATGACAGGTCAAGATGCTGTAAAAACTGCTACAACTTTTAAAGAAAAAATCGGCATCGATGGTGTTATCCTTTCTAAATATGATGGAGATGCAAAAGGTGGTGTAGCCTTAGGTCTTTCATCTCAAGTTAAAGTTCCTCTTCGCTTCATTGGTAGTGGTGAGAAAATGGAAGACTTAGAAGTCTTCTTGCCAGATCGTGTTGTAAATCGTCTTATGGGGTTTGGAGATATTGAAGGGCTGGCTGAGAAAACTGCTGGTGCGATTGATGAAAAGAAAGCAAAAAAACTTACAAAAAAGATTCAAAAAGGTAAGTTTAACTTCAATGACTTTTTAGAACAAATGGAAAGTATGAAGAAAATGGGTAGCATGAAGTCTCTTCTTGGAATGATTCCAGGTATGGGAAATATGGGCAAAGCACTTAAAGATTTTGATATGGAAAATTCAAGTGAGCTTAAAAATATCAAATCAATGGTTTCATCAATGACAATGAAAGAAAGAGAAAATCCTGATTTACTCAATAATTCTCGCAAAGGAAGAATAGCAAAAGGTTGTGGTTTAGAAATTGTAGAGATAAACCGCATGATTAAGCAGTTTAAAAATGCTGGGAAAATGGCTAAAAAGTTTTCAGGTAAAAATGGTATGAAAGATCTTCAATCTATGATGGGTCAAATGGGTGGTCCAGGCGGCATGGCAGGTCTTCCTCGCTAA
- a CDS encoding DUF429 domain-containing protein encodes MLTSNSVYIGIDLAWGEKNLSGFCVLAPYKKSLKILDVKLLKSIDEIVLEIQKYEKYRVYIGVDAPLLVPNEDGNRECEKNFNRDFAKYKISMLPINRKLLTKYNSNIRSEELYKKVQDDGFKRDYNSDKVIFEVYPHSTIAMLFNNHKILPYKRKKGRNTEFIREQLSIYKKYLSKVIFPHTILKSDVSGLKGKALKSFEDMLDAITCAYTIYFCQKSEARFYQVANEDIFVTPISRWKVYMLRCADDTLYTGVTTDLKRRVDEHNTSNLGAKYTRAKRPVELVYFQNCDDKVDATKKEYAIKQLSRKEKLKLIDAS; translated from the coding sequence TTGTTGACTTCCAATAGTGTTTATATAGGCATAGACTTAGCTTGGGGAGAGAAAAATCTCTCTGGCTTTTGTGTCCTTGCACCTTATAAAAAGAGTTTGAAAATACTAGATGTCAAACTCTTAAAATCTATAGATGAAATAGTTTTAGAGATACAAAAGTATGAAAAGTATAGAGTTTATATAGGTGTAGATGCTCCTCTTTTAGTTCCTAATGAAGATGGAAATAGAGAGTGTGAAAAAAACTTCAATCGAGACTTTGCAAAGTATAAAATCTCAATGCTTCCAATAAATAGAAAACTTCTTACAAAATATAACTCAAACATAAGAAGTGAAGAGTTATATAAAAAAGTTCAAGATGATGGATTTAAAAGAGATTATAACTCTGATAAAGTTATATTTGAAGTCTATCCACACTCAACAATAGCAATGCTCTTTAACAATCATAAAATTTTGCCATACAAAAGAAAAAAAGGTAGAAATACAGAGTTTATAAGAGAACAGCTTAGCATCTATAAAAAGTATCTATCAAAAGTAATTTTTCCTCATACTATTTTAAAAAGTGATGTGAGTGGTTTAAAAGGTAAAGCACTAAAGAGTTTTGAAGATATGCTAGATGCTATAACTTGTGCATACACTATCTACTTTTGCCAAAAGAGTGAAGCAAGATTTTATCAGGTTGCTAATGAAGATATTTTTGTAACTCCCATAAGTAGATGGAAAGTATATATGCTCAGATGCGCAGATGATACTCTTTATACCGGAGTAACAACAGACTTAAAAAGAAGAGTAGATGAGCATAACACTTCAAACCTTGGTGCAAAATACACCAGAGCAAAAAGACCCGTTGAACTTGTTTATTTTCAAAACTGCGATGATAAAGTAGATGCTACTAAAAAAGAGTATGCCATAAAACAACTCTCAAGAAAAGAAAAATTAAAACTTATAGATGCAAGTTAA
- a CDS encoding RNA pseudouridine synthase, whose translation MSKEKAYKILAIQEGVSNNEAKSMIDRGLVYVGNKKVMIARGELDAKTIFRVQKVEKIKPIFENDEIIVVDKPAYINSDEIERQLKPAVLLHRLDRETSGVLMLVKDEDFRKKAIQEFKKDNVYKEYIAWVEGIISEPIEVDKPILTQKKNNKAYSNVSGKGKPARSEFFPDIVSANKTKIKCIIHHGRTHQIRTHLRYIDHPIVGDEQYGGRRAKRVMLHAHKVRLLGMEFVAPEPKVFVDFQ comes from the coding sequence TTGTCCAAAGAAAAAGCGTATAAGATACTAGCAATACAAGAAGGTGTTTCAAACAATGAAGCTAAATCCATGATAGATCGTGGATTGGTTTATGTTGGAAACAAAAAAGTGATGATAGCTCGTGGAGAGCTAGATGCCAAAACAATTTTCAGAGTTCAAAAAGTAGAGAAAATAAAACCTATTTTTGAAAATGATGAGATTATAGTAGTTGATAAACCAGCATATATAAACTCAGATGAGATAGAAAGACAACTAAAACCTGCTGTACTTTTACATAGACTTGATCGTGAAACAAGCGGAGTATTGATGCTTGTCAAAGATGAAGATTTTAGAAAAAAAGCTATACAAGAGTTTAAAAAAGATAATGTTTATAAAGAGTATATAGCATGGGTTGAAGGAATTATAAGTGAACCTATAGAAGTTGATAAGCCTATACTTACTCAAAAGAAAAACAATAAGGCTTATTCAAATGTTTCAGGAAAAGGTAAACCTGCAAGATCAGAGTTTTTTCCAGATATTGTAAGTGCAAATAAGACAAAGATCAAATGTATTATTCATCATGGAAGAACGCATCAAATTAGAACGCATCTTCGTTATATAGACCATCCAATAGTTGGAGATGAGCAATACGGAGGAAGACGTGCAAAGAGAGTTATGCTTCATGCACATAAAGTAAGACTACTTGGTATGGAGTTTGTAGCACCAGAGCCTAAAGTATTTGTTGACTTCCAATAG
- the waaA gene encoding lipid IV(A) 3-deoxy-D-manno-octulosonic acid transferase — translation MKPFTLFYYILSVVLYLVALPLLVYLSFKQKYKESIPARFFLFKNPKFNNEDGVWFHVCSLGEAKALKPILELVKNCDIKITTVTHTGQNEAKKYDADVRYLPYEMLLPFWIKKQKLLVVLEAEFWYMLLVVARAKDAKVVLLNARISDKSVKKYLQFAWFYKKLLSNVDVIYAQSEVDKNRFLALGAKNIEVIGNIKLAGKISKTKEYEKPKKECIVAGSTHEGEEESVLKSFVEYKKQVDAKLIIVPRHPERFVVVYELMKSYASIHSLSLSKFSQTKDFEADLVLIDAMGELNNIYAISDIAIIGGAFREDVGGHNPLEPAFFGCKIITGKHFHDQKELFKYVHHVQYVEADEIHKALLATKDLPASRVEEKINLEPIINKILEQ, via the coding sequence TTGAAGCCTTTTACGCTCTTTTATTATATTTTAAGTGTTGTGCTATATCTTGTAGCACTTCCACTTTTAGTATATCTCTCATTTAAACAAAAATACAAAGAATCTATCCCAGCACGTTTTTTTCTTTTTAAAAACCCTAAGTTTAACAATGAAGATGGAGTTTGGTTTCATGTTTGCTCACTTGGTGAAGCAAAAGCATTAAAGCCAATTTTAGAGTTAGTAAAAAATTGTGATATAAAGATAACAACAGTAACGCATACAGGTCAAAATGAAGCAAAAAAATATGATGCAGATGTTAGGTATTTGCCTTATGAGATGCTACTACCATTTTGGATAAAAAAACAAAAACTTCTTGTAGTTTTAGAAGCTGAGTTTTGGTATATGCTTTTAGTTGTAGCAAGAGCTAAAGATGCAAAGGTTGTGCTTTTAAATGCTCGCATCTCAGATAAGAGTGTAAAAAAATATCTTCAGTTTGCTTGGTTTTACAAAAAACTTTTATCAAATGTAGATGTTATATATGCCCAAAGTGAAGTTGATAAAAATCGTTTTTTAGCACTGGGAGCTAAAAATATAGAAGTTATAGGTAATATAAAATTAGCTGGAAAAATTTCTAAAACAAAAGAGTATGAGAAGCCTAAAAAAGAGTGCATTGTAGCTGGAAGTACACATGAGGGCGAAGAGGAATCTGTACTAAAATCTTTTGTAGAGTATAAAAAGCAAGTAGATGCAAAGCTTATAATAGTTCCTAGACACCCTGAGCGATTTGTGGTTGTTTATGAGTTGATGAAAAGTTATGCATCTATACACTCTTTAAGCTTGTCAAAATTTTCGCAAACTAAAGATTTTGAAGCAGACTTAGTATTAATAGATGCTATGGGCGAGTTAAATAATATCTATGCCATTAGTGATATAGCTATTATTGGCGGTGCATTTAGAGAAGATGTTGGTGGGCACAATCCACTTGAACCTGCATTTTTTGGATGCAAAATTATAACAGGTAAACATTTTCATGATCAAAAAGAACTTTTTAAGTATGTACATCATGTACAATATGTAGAAGCTGATGAGATTCACAAAGCACTATTAGCTACAAAAGATTTACCAGCATCTAGAGTTGAAGAGAAGATAAACTTAGAACCTATAATAAATAAGATACTAGAACAATAG
- a CDS encoding C4-type zinc ribbon domain-containing protein: MNQHLKQLIDLSHVDKEIDAFEPQIEEANSKFEAALAKKQSIDTDIENLSNEIKNEELKKHKNELHLAELSQKLEENSKKSSEVKTEREMKSLQLEEEIAKEQVTFANEEIERLERIIESKKEQVEAAKVSLSEIEANLESVKAEVDEKLEVINKERQKVFVEKEKLLGTTNQKGLAFYQKIRRWAKNTTVVAVEDQACMGCHMLISDKILADVIKAEEITTCPHCGRILHMEASNE, encoded by the coding sequence ATGAACCAGCATCTTAAACAATTAATAGACCTTTCTCACGTAGATAAAGAGATTGATGCATTTGAGCCTCAAATCGAAGAAGCAAACTCTAAGTTTGAAGCAGCACTTGCAAAAAAACAAAGTATTGATACAGATATTGAGAATTTAAGTAACGAAATCAAAAATGAAGAGCTAAAAAAGCATAAAAATGAATTGCATTTAGCAGAACTTTCTCAAAAACTAGAAGAGAATTCTAAAAAAAGTTCAGAAGTTAAAACTGAACGTGAAATGAAATCTCTTCAACTTGAAGAAGAGATAGCAAAAGAGCAAGTAACTTTTGCAAATGAAGAGATTGAAAGACTTGAGAGAATAATAGAATCTAAAAAAGAACAAGTAGAAGCTGCAAAAGTTTCACTCTCAGAAATAGAAGCAAATTTAGAATCTGTAAAAGCTGAAGTTGATGAAAAACTCGAAGTAATCAACAAAGAGAGACAAAAAGTATTTGTTGAAAAAGAGAAACTACTTGGAACTACAAATCAAAAAGGTTTAGCGTTTTATCAAAAAATCCGTCGTTGGGCGAAGAACACTACAGTCGTAGCTGTAGAAGATCAAGCTTGTATGGGTTGCCATATGTTAATCAGTGATAAAATTTTAGCAGATGTTATTAAAGCTGAAGAGATTACAACATGTCCTCATTGTGGTCGTATTCTCCATATGGAAGCATCTAACGAGTAG
- a CDS encoding Nif3-like dinuclear metal center hexameric protein, with amino-acid sequence MKISQIYAFLDELSPFELQESWDNSGLLLGDFNQEIKKIVLSIDVDESLIDSMDNDTLLITHHPIIFGGLKQLEFSKYPANLIQKMIKKNISNIAMHTNFDQTHLNEYVATEILGYKIAQKDGFVAYLDVDEEFDAFAKKVSIAFGLPHARCVKSSNRVKRVALTTGSGCSLLKSIEADCFLTGDVKYHDAMEAKSIKLSLIDIGHFESERFFAQILHSHLKILGLEAIISSSKNPFTYI; translated from the coding sequence ATGAAAATTTCTCAAATATATGCATTTTTAGATGAGTTGTCACCATTTGAATTGCAAGAGTCTTGGGACAATTCAGGACTTTTACTTGGTGATTTTAACCAAGAGATAAAAAAGATAGTCCTTAGCATAGATGTTGATGAATCTTTAATAGACTCAATGGATAATGATACGCTTTTAATAACTCATCATCCAATTATTTTTGGTGGATTAAAGCAGTTAGAATTTAGTAAATATCCTGCAAATCTTATTCAAAAAATGATTAAAAAAAATATTTCTAATATAGCAATGCATACTAATTTTGATCAAACGCATCTAAATGAATATGTAGCTACTGAAATTTTAGGTTATAAAATTGCACAAAAAGATGGCTTTGTTGCATATTTGGATGTCGATGAAGAATTTGATGCTTTTGCAAAAAAAGTCTCTATCGCTTTTGGACTTCCTCACGCTAGATGCGTAAAAAGTTCAAATCGCGTAAAAAGAGTAGCACTTACAACAGGTTCTGGATGCTCTTTACTTAAATCTATAGAAGCTGATTGTTTTTTAACCGGAGATGTAAAATACCACGATGCTATGGAGGCTAAGAGCATAAAACTTTCATTAATTGACATCGGTCATTTTGAAAGTGAACGCTTTTTTGCACAAATTTTACACTCTCATTTGAAAATTTTAGGTTTAGAAGCTATAATTTCATCATCAAAGAACCCGTTCACATATATTTAA
- a CDS encoding tetratricopeptide repeat protein yields MTILQLIMLGASAFFAYKIYEHVQTLQDPPQNQDNSNQDDSKNADAFSPFDPEALVEKADLAFEEKDFQKALALLMEADAKKPEDSEILFKIAYIFQQTNDNDEALNYYKKALDIEPDNEFVHNSIASIYRANGEFASAKMHLNASLDIDSTNAITYYNFGNLFVDMKHIEEAKDMYAKALELNPDFNEAKEEMEKL; encoded by the coding sequence ATGACAATATTACAGCTTATTATGCTTGGAGCTTCAGCTTTTTTTGCATATAAAATTTATGAACACGTTCAAACACTTCAAGATCCACCACAAAATCAAGATAATTCAAATCAAGATGATTCAAAAAATGCAGATGCATTTTCTCCTTTTGATCCTGAAGCCTTAGTTGAAAAAGCAGATCTTGCATTTGAAGAAAAAGATTTTCAAAAAGCTTTAGCGCTGTTGATGGAAGCAGATGCAAAAAAACCTGAAGATTCAGAAATTTTGTTTAAAATAGCTTATATTTTTCAACAAACAAATGACAATGATGAGGCTTTAAATTACTACAAAAAAGCACTTGATATTGAGCCAGATAATGAGTTTGTACATAACTCTATAGCATCTATATATAGAGCAAATGGTGAGTTTGCATCTGCTAAGATGCATCTGAATGCTTCACTGGATATAGATAGTACAAATGCAATAACTTACTATAATTTTGGAAATCTTTTTGTAGATATGAAACATATTGAAGAAGCAAAAGATATGTATGCAAAAGCTTTAGAATTAAATCCTGATTTTAATGAGGCAAAAGAAGAAATGGAGAAACTTTAA